The following coding sequences lie in one Apium graveolens cultivar Ventura chromosome 1, ASM990537v1, whole genome shotgun sequence genomic window:
- the LOC141677892 gene encoding pentatricopeptide repeat-containing protein At5g13270, chloroplastic-like produces the protein MESASKAFLRIIEPNDVSWHALISGYCRIGEFGECIRTFTSLRRNNAVLLNSFMYTSILQCWSAVADFSLGTQAHVDAIKRGLISYLHGESAMVTMYAKCGRLDYAYQVFEPIDEPDVVAWTAIIAGCAYHGHASEALRFFRRMQACGVGPNAVIFIAVLTACSHSGLVREAEQYLKAMSSAYAVEPTVDHYDCMIDIYARAGLLDKAYELINYMPFQPDAMSWKILLGGCSVHRNFELGKIAAEELLRLDPQDITAYVHMFNLYVSSGKWNEAADVRRRMAGRDLRKEVGCSWITIKGQVHRFIVGDKYHPQTEAIYSKLNELKFPTKNEHVILSEDDVGNDLLERKEQLLDHSERLAIAYGLISVPSDTAIMIFKNLRACTDCHEFAKHVSGITGF, from the coding sequence ATGGAATCTGCCAGTAAAGCATTTCTAAGGATAATTGAGCCAAATGATGTTTCCTGGCATGCTTTGATCTCAGGTTATTGTAGAATTGGTGAGTTTGGGGAATGTATTAGAACTTTTACATCTCTAAGAAGGAATAATGCCGTTCTTTTGAATTCATTCATGTATACCAGCATACTGCAATGTTGGTCTGCTGTTGCAGATTTCAGTTTAGGCACCCAAGCACATGTAGATGCAATaaaaaggggtttaatttcatatTTACATGGAGAAAGTGCTATGGTAACTATGTATGCAAAGTGTGGTAGGTTAGATTACGCTTATCAGGTCTTTGAACCAATAGATGAGCCTGATGTTGTGGCCTGGACTGCTATAATTGCTGGTTGTGCATACCATGGTCATGCTTCCGAAGCTCTTAGATTTTTTAGAAGAATGCAAGCTTGTGGGGTTGGGCCAAATGCTGTTATATTTATAGCAGTTTTGACTGCTTGTAGTCATTCAGGTTTAGTCAGAGAAGCTGAGCAGTATCTAAAAGCTATGAGCAGCGCATATGCCGTAGAGCCCACTGTTGATCACTATGATTGTATGATTGACATTTATGCTCGTGCAGGTTTACTAGACAAGGCATATGAACTGATAAATTATATGCCATTTCAGCCTGATGCAATGAGTTGGAAAATTTTACTGGGTGGCTGCTCTGTTCACCGCAATTTTGAGCTTGGAAAAATTGCAGCGGAGGAGCTTCTTCGACTGGACCCACAAGACATCACTGCTTATGTCCATATGTTTAACTTATATGTTTCATCTGGAAAATGGAATGAAGCAGCAGATGTTAGGAGGAGGATGGCTGGGAGGGACCTACGGAAGGAGGTTGGTTGTAGTTGGATTACCATCAAGGGACAAGTACACCGCTTCATCGTGGGTGATAAATACCATCCTCAAACAGAAGCGATATACTCGAAATTAAATGAACTGAAGTTTCCAACAAAAAATGAACATGTAATACTAAGTGAGGACGATGTAGGCAATGATTTGTTAGAGCGGAAAGAGCAACTTCTTGACCACAGCGAGAGACTTGCAATAGCTTATGGCCTTATCTCAGTTCCAAGTGACACAGCTATTATGATTTTTAAGAATCTAAGGGCTTGTACAGATTGCCATGAATTTGCAAAGCATGTATCAGGCATCACAGGATTTTGA
- the LOC141719060 gene encoding uncharacterized protein LOC141719060 — protein MLLLFCLKESAIYVFDPLKQERKIRLATPSLTAYKLYVREGGLMNNRKEFRWHHSEVQCPQQEGGTECGFFVMRYMHDIIMLSQKNSTINWKVGLGSRNYTKKEIKEIRELWAQFFTLECFEQEKNENGWSSI, from the exons ATGTTGCTCCTGTTTTGTCTCAAGGAAAGCGCTATATATGTGTTTGATCCATTGAAACAAGAAAGGAAAATACGCTTGGCAACACCTTCCCTGAC GGCGTATAAATTATACGTACGAGAAGGTGGATTAATGAATAATAGAAAAGAATTTCGCTGGCATCATTCTGAGGTTCAG TGTCCTCAACAAGAAGGAGGCACGGAGTGTGGTTTTTTCGTTATGAGGTACATGCACGATATAATCATGCTTTCTCAAAAAAATTCCACCATAAATTGGAAAGTG GGTCTTGGTTCAAGGAACTATACCAAAAAGGAAATTAAAGAGATACGAGAGCTTTGGGCACAATTTTTTACTTTAGAATGTTTCGAACAAG AGAAAAATGAGAACGGATGGTCAAGCATTTAA
- the LOC141719066 gene encoding vesicle-associated protein 1-1-like: protein MFPFRTPIRDLKLVWSKPIYGDNFTMQAQMEAPPEMQCKDKFLLQSVIAPAGATTKEITPEMFSKEAGHVIEEGSSPRAPHMDNGNSNSFEGY from the exons ATGTTCCCCTTTAGGACTCCAATCAGAGACCTTAAACTTGTATGGAGCAAGCCCATATATGGAGATAACT TTACAATGCAAGCACAGATGGAAGCCCCTCCAGAAATGCAATGCAAGGACAAATTTCTCCTTCAGAGTGTGATTGCACCTGCTGGAGCAACAACTAAGGAGATCACCCCTGAAATG TTCTCTAAGGAGGCAGGACATGTTATAGAAGAAGGCTCTTCTCCAAGGGCCCCGCACATGGATAATGGAAATTCAAACAGTTTCGAG GGATATTAA